Genomic window (Dasypus novemcinctus isolate mDasNov1 chromosome 10, mDasNov1.1.hap2, whole genome shotgun sequence):
AACTTCCCTTCTTACCTGACTTCCTCACTGTAAGGCAACCATCTCTGCTCTACCTAACCAGAGTGGAGTCCAACCACTCTCCAGCAGAGGCAGGTGAGTATACTATTGGCAGCACTGGCTGTGGAGTTCTGCACTATGACAGTAATGTATTATGTAACCCTGGTGCAAGTTGCTTAACTCTTCTgagattatttttctcatttaaactgAGGATACAGAAGTTGAGTGGGAGTTGAAAACAATAAATACTAAAAGTCTTGTAGTGTTGCAACAAGAAAAATATTGATGCTGTCCAAAATGGACTAGAGATTGTTATAGACTGAGAAATATTACCCTTAGCTACCATCTCCACCAGTCCCTGACATAGGAAAAGGGATGCAGTCTAAGTGTGTTCTTCCAGGTGCCCCTCAGCCTCTGGAGCTCTGTGTTCACAAGGAGAGAGGACACAGGGGGCAAAGAACAGGTAGAAAGGAAGACTCTGGTTCTTACAGAGTATTTAAGACTTTTTTAGTGTCCAGGCCATGCAGAAATGGATAATACAAACACCTAGGACCCAGATAATGCATGTTCTTGAATTTTCTCCATACCTTAAGTATTAGTATATGTTTCAAATAATGCTATAGCAACTATTCATGTGGAATTATACTGTGGAAAAAGCTTCTGGTTTAGAGCGAGACTGATAAAAGGTAGCATCCATTTCTCTCCTACTTTTACTATTCATTATAAACCAAAAAGCAAAGTTTCATGGAAAATCAGGAGGAGGGTAAGCCTATGTGAGATTTGAAGAAACTTTCTGAAACTATTGGGTCTAGTTGAATGAAACAGAGATTATTTGTTAAAAGGGATTTGAAAGGATCATCTTCATCCCTAGATGTTTCTTCTTTGTAGGAAATAAGAACTAAAACTTTCAAGCAAAAGCTCAGGACAACTGAGAGTTAATACTGGAAAGATGCCGGTAAGACACACGTGAGCTGCTATGCCATCAACTCTGAGAGAGGGCGCCTTCACCAGGGGATCAGACAGTGGGATCCATCCATGCCAAGCAAGGGGAGCAGAAGGACCTTCCCAAAGTCATTCTCTGACCAGCAGGGCAACCACTGGTAGGAAAAATTGACATGAATCTCCTGTGGGCAGTAAATCAAAGTGATGTCCTAAGGGCAGCCCATAGTTATCATGGTATTTTAACAAACAGTTTATCAGTTCATCTGTCCATTTTCACTGCATaagttattcttttttaatttcttcagccAGTGCTTACTGAGCTCCTACCCTGGGCCAAGCACATAGTTGCTAGAGAGAATGCAGATTTATAAGCTGACCTCTTTAAAATTTATCACAAAGGACAGGAGTTGCAAAACAATGCAGCTATAACTAAATTCAGACTGCAGCctaattttgtaaataaagatttACTGGAATAGAGTTACCCTCATGCATTTACGTGTTGTCTATGGTTGCTTTTGCTTTACAGGGATGGAAATGACCATTTATAAAACAGACTGTGTGGCCCACAAAACTTAAAAgtattttacagaaaaatgttttaattccCAAAATTTAGTTTGAAGTGCTTCATATAGGTTTAATTACATTTACACAATTGGTCAGTTAGTAACCTTTGTAGTGAACATCATACAGTAAGATAACTCAACATTACTGCATAAACTACAAAGGGcttttaatccatattttctaAACATACCTTTTACTCTGAAAAGTTATACAAGTAAGTGATTTAAATATTAGGTGAAAAGAATGAGCTATGGGAATTGGTTGAACAGATCAGTTCTTCATTCTaaagaattaaaactataatgtgaTTTGTCAAAATAGTTTGTATTTATCAGATTCTCTTTCAAGAAAAATAATGattcttacaaaataaataaactgcAGCTTGTATGTTCTGATCCcatttttaatggaaataaatatgaataaagcaTGAGGGGTAGCATCACTTCATGTTAAAAAATCAGattaaaatgtttgaaattattcTGTTTACCATTAAACTCAATTGCCCAAAccaaaaaaattctaaataacattaaataatttctttcagTTGTTCTCACCTGGAGAAAGTAGAACTTCCCAAGAGAAAACAATTTAGGCAAACCATAATGTTTGCTTCCTGGAACAGCTCTTCTCATCCTGTGTCCTTTATTCTGCTTGGAATCCCAGGACTTGAGAATTCTCACTTCTGGATAGCCTTTCCATTCTGTGCTATGTATCCTGCCACTATACTGGGCAATATCACTCTCCTTCATATAATCCGAACTGACCACACACTCCATGAGCCCATGTACCTCTTTCTGGCCATGCTGGCTATCACTGACTTGgtcctctcccctcttctcaaCCTAAAATGTTGGCCATACTCTGGTTTCATGCCCATGAGATTGAATATCATGCCTGCTGCATTCAGGTGTTCTTCATCCATGCCTTCTCTTCGGTGGAGTCTAGAGTGCTCATGGCCATGGCCTTGGACCGCTATGTGGCTATCTGCTTCCCACTGTGCCACTCCAGTATCCTGACTCCATTTGTCGTGGGCAAACTGGGGGCAGTTGTGATGATAAGGGAGTGCTGTGGGTGTATTCCTTCTGTTTCATGGTCTCCAGAATGCCCTTCTGCCACAACCAGGTCATTCCTCAATCATACTGCGAGCCCATGGCTGTGCTGAAACTTGTGTGTGATGACACTAGAGTCAATCATGCATATGGGCTCTTTGTAATCATCTCTGTGAGTGGCTTTGATGTAATTTTCAACAATGTCATGATTTTGATAGCTGTGCTGCAGTTGTCCTCAAGTGAAGCCTGGGTCAAGGCTTTTGGCACATGAGCCTCCCATATTTATGTGATCTTAGCTTTGTATATCCCAGCCCTCTTTACTTTCCTCACCCATTGCTTTGACCATCATGTGCCCCAAGTGCTGCACATCATGTTTGCTAATCTCTATCTGTTGGTACTCCCATGTTCAAACCCATCATCTACAGCATTAGAACCAGACAGATCTGGGACAGGGTTATCCAGGGATGTTGGTGAaacaagccctgagccaaggaTCACAGCATCACCACCACTGTAAACTGCCCACTGCTTAATATTCTGGGGACATTAATGAGGAAATGTGCCAAGTCATCACATATCTCTGCAAAGTCATCTCTATGATCAAGTTTCACATAGATTGGCAACCCATCTGAAGCAAGAGGAACAATTTTCAGGCCATGCAGAACAAAAGCGCAATCAGCAGCCCAGATGCTCTGATGCAGAGATAGGTGtttaataataaattatagtttacatatgtGCTTTATCACAAGcacttaataaaatatatttttatatgtaaaattagTGAAGCTTTTTTAAGTGTCTTTCTACAGGGGATTATagtgaaaatactttttttttctctttaggcagAAGTTGGTACAATGTTGTTTAAATGAGTTTAGATACTTTCATCAAGGCAGTTCTATAAGAGACTTGGAGTAgtactgggtggtactgcagggacagatgctggacaatgtatgtcctgccatggcccactgggtggactgggggagagtgtaaattacaatgtaaaccactatccatgtggtgtaaccgtactccaaaatgtattcaccaaatgcaatgaatgtgccacaatgatgaaagaggttgttgatgtgggaagagtggggtgagggcggtaGAGGTCATATGGAGActgcatatttttttaacataacatttaaaaaaaaataaagaagaagaaaaaagaagccaGATATAGCAAGGCACAATTTAATATTAGCTGTCATTTAACTATTCTTTTTGTAGTGGGGTCCAAAAGGTGTGAAAAAATTCATgatataatattaaacaaaaaaggaaaaaaagaaaattgtccatTATATTTGATGGCAATTTTAAAGAGGTTtaaatatgcatagaaaaaatgagaaattcaTCCAAATGCAAATAATAGTTATTTAGGGTAGTGAGATTGTGACATTTCCATTTACTCATTCACATTTgcgtatattttaaaaagtatattcgCTTAAAGGCTTTTAATTTAAGGacgagaaaatatttaaaagaacagTGAAATGTATAGAAGATGTTGATTCATTGCCAAAGCCCAGAAGAGTGGAGTGTGCAAACTAAGAAGATGACAGATTCTGGAATAGATTAAGTTCCACAAATTCTTGAAAATCTAGGCATATAAATTGCTACCAGGATCACAATTCTTGGCACTGTGAACTATGAGGACTAAATGAGCTGAAATGTTGGTTTGTCTTCTCCACAATTTGCTGATTTAGTGAAGGAAATAAACTTCAGAATGAAGGAGAGGATTTTGGGGAAATATGAGGACAATTTTCTTCTGAAGATAACAATATTTATGGTAAAGGTGATGGGAATGTCAGTAGATATTTTAGCTTTTGTTaaaattcactttctttttaagttaaaatttttaagtgtttttaaaatcatTGCTCCTTTAGAATCAATGCATGTGAGTTAACTTAATTTACCACTCTTCCCTATCAAAGTCAATAATGAAGTTTCTAGAAGTCAGGTTGTGTTACTGAGACCATCATCAGATGAAGCTGCATTAGGAGGAATATAGAAACATGTTTGTTTCTCCCAGAAGAAATCGATTATTGGAACCTGAAATGCCCCCAGAGAAGAATAGGTGTTCCGAAGGTGCATTTTCACATACCCCAGAATTTAAAGTTGTAAGGGATCGTGGATCTCCCATAGCAAATTTCTGACTGTGTATAGTTTTGTTCCTTATTTTTTATCTGATATATTCTGCTTTTATTCAACATATATCAATTATTATGTTGATACTTCTTTCCTTTGATCCAATCCTTCTAGGGTTTTGTTGCTTCCAAATACATCACCCTTCTGTCTGTCTTGgggctttgcttttatttttcttgttgccttaatttttctttattaggacattttgtttcctttcttccttcaggtCTCAACTATGCTACTTTCTCAgtgattagttttgtttttttttaaacccatttCTCTCAAATAAATCCTTGCTCTTAATTTTCAAACAatactaatattttatttcttccccagaACTTACCATGACCTGTAATTATTTAAATTACTCATATATCATTTGGCCTGCTCCTTTCTTATAAGTTCCATAAAATTATAATGAAGTTGTTCACTATccccaaaaatattaaaaaatattagttaCTTGAATGTAGGAGTGAATCATATAACATGTGCCAAGTGCATGGTCCTCACAATTCCACTACTGGTCACATGATGGCATTTACAGGTCCATTTCTGCCTGATTTCTCCAAGACTGATTACCAAGATTTCAGCCATTCAGATTCCTTTCATTATGACAATATGACAATAAAATGATTCTGTTAAGTACATTGAAATATGTCACTCATTCATCTCatttttcaacaaaataaaatatttggagcatgttaattttctatttaagaaatacatattgAGCAATTTTCAGCACCAGCATTTTGCTAGTGAATAGGCTAGAAAAGGAGACAAGAGAAACTGGGTCAGAGTAACTAATTAGCTTGAGACAACCAAAGTCAGCTCATTGAACACCTATAATTTCAGCCGGAATATAGAACCTATGTATGTACATAAACTATGTAGCCCTAACAAGCAAACGCAAAATATTCTGAATCAATGAAATTAGATAAATATCTTTGTTACAACTGGAAGAAACACTGGGTCCAAGATATCTATGATTAAACTCAAGCTTGTCTGTAACCATTTGCATAAATCGTCAAGTGAGCACTTAGAATGAGGGGCTCAGTTTCCACTTGGAAGTTGGACAGAGTCATCCCAGGGCCTGTCATCCCTCAGCTCACACTCATCTATAATGCAAACAACCAAGAGCAGAGACAGAAACTTAAAAAAGGCAGCCCTGAAAGGTCAGCTTCTCACTGCTTTCCAACATTCCCCATGTGTAACTGGTATCTCTGGGCCCAGTTCAAGAattttttcagaagaaaaatgcCTCATCTGTACCATCTACTCTTCACAGAGCCAGACACAGAGTTATTAGTATGATGACATTTCATActcaaattcaacaaatatttcttgaacattTCATATGATCCCAGTGCTATGCTTGGTGCTGGGGATATAGAGCTATCAAAATGCACAGGTCCTCCTAAAATCTTCTGTGGTCCTGCAACTCCTGCTGTATTCTGTTCTCACCACACTCATGTTCTTCATATTCTAATAATCTGCTTGTGTGCCTGACCCCATCCAAACTCCCTGTGAGGAGGAACGGTGCTTCCGTCACCTGAGATCCTAGCACGGTGCTAGCACAGAGCAGGAATATTATATATATGGAAACTAgcagtatttctttttaatgaagatTATAAGCAtgtcaataaaaaaatgaacCTATTATTTTGATAGTGTGCATTATGGAATATTGTAGTGGATTGAATTCTGTGTTCTAAAAAGAGAGAGGTTTCAAAGCCTAACTTTGTAAATGGAATCAAGATGAGGTCATATACTGAATTAGGGTGGTCCTAAATTCAACGACTACTGTCTGtataagagaaaagagagggattTTTTGGCACAGAGGCACAGGAGACCACagggaagaaggccatgtgaagaagGAGGTAGAAAATAGACTGATGTATTTTCAAGACAAGGAAAATGTAGGCCCATCAGAGGCTGGAGGACACAAAGAAACCTTCTACCCTAGGAACTTCAGAGAGAAAATGTCCCTGCCAACACCTGATTTCAGACATCTAGCCTCATAagtgtgagagaataaatttctgttgttttaagtcatgaAGTATTTGGAACTTTGCTATGGAATGCTTAGAAAACTAACACAAATATCATGGACACGTAGGCTATGTGGCATAATTTTTACAGTAATTTTCTCCTGTCATCTTCATAACATTTCCCTGAGTTAGAGCAATTATTACCTTCACagtacagataaggaaactgacaCTTAAAGTAGTGATCTGGTACTTTAAACAACATGTATTACTAATGACTGACTGCTGTAAGAAAAACATACATCTAATTCCAAACTATATAGTTTTTATGTTACTTAACCAAAGTAGCAATGGGAATGCATTTGAAGATAAATTAATTGTACTGAGTATATGctttaatatattttctgaatctggaagaatcattttattttagcataAGGAGCAAAGAACATTTGAGGAATACAGAGGAAAATACTAAGGTGTGAAGGATGCTAGTGCCTGGCAGCTTTGGGTGAGCATACATTGTAGGGTTGGagatgaggaaagaaaattagacCTAGGGATGCTAAGAGTGGTGCTGATTATTTTGGAAGCATTGATGATGCTAGAGATAGGGTTAGTGATCCAGTTGGTGATGATGGGTCAAATGATAACCCTATTGTTTGATATTGGAATGAGGATGGCAACTCTGTGATCTAGACATCTGGAAGGTGAACTTGAAGCCAGCAGGTGAGTGAGATCCTGTTGCTTGACCTTGTCATGGAAAACATTAATATTCTTCTATGCCTGTAGTCAATAACTCTACTCTCTCTACTGAGGCTGAAGTTCCTAAAGCCAAAAGAGGAAAGAGGGCTCATGCTGGTGACACTTCGGACTTCAGACTGTAGCACTCCATGTCTCAGAGAGGAAATGGAGTCCCAATCTTAGGCTCcaactttttctttgtatgtcaCAGGTTTGGACCATTATAGAAGAGATCTTGAATTCTCTAGTTCTGGAGGTCTTTGCTTCCAGAAGGAAACATAGGAATAACATGCAAATAGAAATTGAAGAAGAATAGTTAACTGAGGAACAAATTACTAGCATTATTGGTGTGTAAGCATTATTGGTGTGTAAGCAATAAAAGCTCCTTTTATTGCCAATGAAGGATTTATCTATGAAGCAAAAGCATCATGTTTGAATGGGGATCTTCTCCTTTCCTGTGAATCTAGAATTGCAAGTTCTGCAAAGCAGTCTGCATCCATGTACCAAATACCCATGTTAACAAGGATGGCCAGATTCCCTCAGAAGTTCAGGCCCTTAAGCTTATTTCAATATGAAAACAGAAGGTAAGAGAGCAAGAATACATGCATATAAGCACTCATTATTTACCCACAGTGACCATGGCTATTAGCAAAATGGAGCacaataaatatattaagaacTGACCCATTCCTTGAGGGAAACCAGGTGAGTAGCTGGAAAGAGATGGATTTGGGAATGGACATATTTTCCCAGTTGTTCACAGTGGTAGTAtaggaacaaaagagagaagacaggGCTGcaaatttccttctctctttatTAGCACCATAATTTTTCCAGTGAAAATTGGTTTGCTTTCTTATCTTCCCAGGATACCAATAATTCTTGAAGTTGAAGATAGTGATTTACAACTCTTTTCCCCAGTCTAGACCAGTGCCTTCATTTTCCACTCTTATGTACGATTTGCTttcttttactttgcatttcaTGTCCCTGTGGACCACTGGTCACGTGAGTTAATAGCTAAACCCCTGCTGAGTTTATACAGCCCTGCCCtgtttttatagatgaagaaataagGATATAGGTTTTCCTCTATCCCTGATCCCAATAGGATTTGATACTACTGATGGCCTCACAGCTCAGTTCTGCTTCTTCATAAAGTCCATGACTCCAAAACTGAAGCCTGTTCTCTCTTTGCTGGCAAAGATAGAAAAGTCTCTCCTATCTACATGAACCTGGTAAGAAGGCGTAGAAAggtattcatttttgtttatcttgTGGACTGATTGATGCCTATTTACAAATATTCAGATGGACTTTCAGAAAAGTTAGATAGCATTAGGGTTCACCCTGCCTTCATGGATCAACGTAACATATTGATCTTTCCCCTACTAGTCTGTAGTTAAAtatgtttaatgtttttttttcctcaggttAAATTGAGACTTAGGGAACTAGAGATTAAAGGGGAAGTAGGGAATGATGTCATAAAGGGATAAGTAATGAAATATCATATTACAGGATATTTTCTCTTAGAAAGTAAACTTCAAATTCTGCCacctattttaaaattcttaattgCAGAATACGAATACTAACCCATGTCTATAATCTTTGTTAGTATTCAGTGCTGTctttctggaatttatttttaataattaaacatgttattttataatgttttatagTATTTCCAAGTTCTACTGAGGTAAGTGCCTCTCCCATTCCCTACAATATATACTGAAAACCATGGCCTTGTCTTCAAACCACTAACATCCTCCCAAGTACTTCACAAAACATAGTGGGTACTAAGTGATAATGCCCTCACACAACCCTCCAACATCTTACCCATTTGCCACTAACTTCTGATGTTAGTGAAATTGATGATCTTCATCTTTTTGAGGGCTAATTATTCCCACGATCTGTATTCAATCCCCtactactttcttttttaaaaaaatttctatacCAGTTAATTTCTCCCTCTTCTATATAACCAGTCTTTCCCTATCTACTGCATCTCCAACctcagtttaaaaatatatacatttctccaaGTTGCCCATTTCGCAACAATCTTCCATTTACCTTATAGTATTCAGCAATGGCCTTGTCCCCCCTTACCTTCACTGCCAAGTTTCTAAAATACTATAAAAGTTTTAGTATCGCACCTATTTccatttccattccattcttcaAGACTCTGTAGCAGGTTCTTGACTTCAATGCTGTATTTAaatggtcccccccccccccccgcaggatCACTAACATGCTCCTACCTGCATTTCAGACTTaatctttccaaatatttgacACAGTTGTTAATTGTCCACCtactttttctcttgttttttaccttttctgtaaacctgtctGGTCTCATCTTGTTTTAGTGTATGTATTCTTTCTTATGACTTCTATAGAATTCTACATTATTCACTGGCTTTCAGTTGTAATTCTACTTTCTGAAATTGTTTGCCCATTCTGTTGGATTAAAATTTATACAATGATAATACTCTAATATATAATTCAGGAAAAAGTCTGTACCTGTAAACCCATGCCCACATGGCCACTACAGGTTCATAGATTTCTTCAGGTAGATTTCCCTTAgtcatttcaaataaaatagaTTCTAAAGTCATTGTATTGATTTTCTTAACTAAGGCTCTAGTCATAGGATCTTGTGCTCTGATAAAGGAGCTGAAAATTCTggcaataaaaaaatttattatcataaaatattttacattatatgaatgtatttttcttctatttaaggctgaaaatacatacatatttgaTAAATGTCTTTGATTATGAATGATAGATGAATAGTAGATTAAGATTTTGATTTAGAGTTTTCTCAATGATAGAGGGCTCATCAATGAACTTAGATGACACTCctaaccgaaaaaaaaaaaaaggaaaaggaaatcttggtgttcttttttataatatagaaatttattatttctctagGATGTGAACACTGTGAGGACAATGCTAGAATCCCAGGACAACATGGAGGTCTTAACCAACTTGACAGCTACATTTCCAAGCTTCCTGTTGACTGGCATTCCTGGCCTACAGTCTGTCCATGCCCTGATCTCCATTCCTTTCTGTTGTGTCTATGCCATTGCTCTCTCAGGGAATGGCATGATCCTGTTTGTCATCATTACTCAGCAGAGTCTCCATGAGCCCATGTACTATTTCCTCTCCATACTGTCAGCTGCTGACCTGGGCTTGACTGTTTCTACAATGTCAACAATATTAGGCATCTTCTGGTTTGATGCAAGTGAAATCAGTTTAAATACCTGCATTATCCAGATGTTTTTTCTTCATGGATTTACATTCATGGAGTCTGGAGTGCTCGTGGCCATGGCCTTTGACCGATATGTTGCAATCTGTGATCCCCTGAGGTACGCCAATATCCTCACAAATTCCAGAATCATTCAGATGGGTATCTTGATGATTATACGTACTGTGCTTTTAATAGTACCACTTCTTTTGCTCCTTAAGCAACTCTCTTTCTGTAGAGGTAAGGCCCTTTCCCACTCCTACTGTTACCAtccagatgtgattaaattagcATGTTCAGATACTCGGCCCAACAGCATCTGTGGATTAATTGATCTCATCCTGACCACAGGGATAGATACGCCATGCATTGTCCTGTCTTACATTCTGATTATTCGCTCTGTCCTCAAGATCACCTCCCCTGAAGAGCGGCACAAGGTCTTTAGCACCTGTATCTCCCACATTGGAGCAGTTGCTGTTTTCTACATCCCCATGATGAGCCTGTCCTTGCTGCATCGCTATGGTCAGTCAGTCCCCAAAGTAGTCCACTCAATGATGGCTAATATATACCTACTTCTGCCCCCTGCTCTTAATCCCATCATCTATAGTGTAAAATCCAAACATATCCGCAAGGCTATACTCAATCTGCTCCTTACAAAATAAACAGATGATTATGCTTGAGCCAAACCTGACAGAGTCTTTCACTGTAGAAAAGCAGTCCTTGTTGGTTTTTACCTTTCAGATATTTGTTTCActacttttcatttattcaatgcGTATATTATGTTTtaagttattaataaaaatattatatgttATCCCAAGGTGTTAATAATCCAATAAGGGAAACAGGAAAATAATATAGTAAGGAAGTAGGAAAATTAATACTCATGGCAACTAAAGTGAATTGACCTCTTATTTTATTCTTGGGCTTATTCTAACTGCTTTTCAGTCATATTCCATCTTCAAGCAGCCCAATAATGTATATAAgtttatatgttatattttatagatgaagaaactgagacttagaaaCATTTAAGCCACCAAATGCCACGCAGCTAACATGGGCAGGGTTGAGATGTGAATCCAGATTTTCTCTATCTTAGATGCCATGTCCTTCATCAGTGTATTACATCCTCTACCAATAGCACTTTAGGAGAGATGTAATAGGATCAGAACTAAGGACAGGATCTCATGAATCAATTGACCATGCCTTGAAAGAGTGTCAGTAGTCTTCTTCCTTTATCTTTACCTATTTTTTGCATGGACAATTAGTAATACAAAAGGGAGAACTAGTTAAGACACAGGTCAGTGTCCAGTGTCAAACAAAACTTGAGCAATTAGAGACATCTGCTAATTCATTGTAGGAAATGGGAACTGCACACAAATGGAAATGATTATTAATTATGAGGTAAAGCAGAATAGGGCAAACGTTCTTAATATCGTTCTGCACAATGGTCTCTATGTAATTTCATGAAATCCACAAACCATCTGCTCAGAAAACAAAAAGCACGCTCGCAATCTTTTCCataaaattcagaggtttcatggATACCAAGAAGGACTGCCATGGCATTAACAATTCAGAGAATCAAGGTAAAACCCATGATCTTTAGCCAATAAATAGTTATCTGGGACTAGACCCAAGTAGGTTGGTCCTATAAAAAATAGACTACTCAGTGGTAGCTATACCAATTTAAGAGTCAGGCAGAAGCTTGAAAACTCAGTTGCATAAAAGGATAGAGAAAATTCAGAGGAAAATGGAGATAGAAACCAGAATGGATTAACATAAATTTTAGTGCAGCTGGAAAAGTGGTGATAGATTGGAGGCATGATTTCTTTCCCCACATATCTCGGGGTAGAGTTGCTCCTAGGCCAGTTCATACCAGCTTGCAAGAGCACAATGTGTGCATATCTGCCAATTACTCGTTCAATGATGTTGTACAGATACTTGAAATAAGCCAGAGTGGAAATATTTATACCATGGGGGTGGGCACAAATTATAAATAAGTGCTTTGAAAAAAAACTAGAATCTTTTCAACAACACTGATTAGAGGTCTACTTCATGTTTACCCCTATGGGAAACAATATAAATGAAAGAGATCaatgaaacatttttctttacaGTCCAGGAGCTTAAAGTATAATGTAAGAAATGGCAACGtaggcaaaaataataataaaataaagttttgagTGATCTTTTAATTGATAGCACAGGAATAGAATTGTACTTATTGTTTGGATTGCAATCCTGAATTGGAAGGATTTTCAAACGTGGTGGTAAGTCAAGAGCATTTTGGAACCATCTGTGGAAGAATGTAAGAAATATGATGCCACAATTTTATTCTTCACGGAAAAACACTCTCCTAAATTTTAAACCATAAGTCCTACATGAACATAGGCTTGgatattataaaaacacaaacccttctcattttatttattctttttttcctttctgcttcacAGGGTGAATTTAAATTCCAATATTTGCATAATTGCTTAAGGAATATCTTTTGCTTGTACAATGTTATTATGTAAAGGAATTGATTTATAGAGTTGGTTTAAATATTTCTCGAATGTTACATGTGAGGGGCTTTTGCTCTAGTATTTCTGCATACCTATTAGCTCTTGGAACTTCAAGAATATGGAACACATAAGAAGATTAATGTTGCAGAACTTTTACTTTGAGATGTTTAAAGGATTACACCATTACACAGAACCTGCTGAAGGTTCTTCAGCTGAAACTGCTGAAGAAAAGAGTCTAGATATCTGACTGAGAACCATCTAGCTGGAAGTGAGCAACAGGTGGGAAAGGAAAGatgtttttgtatatatttgggaagttttataTGATGCAA
Coding sequences:
- the LOC101433894 gene encoding olfactory receptor 51F1-like, coding for MLESQDNMEVLTNLTATFPSFLLTGIPGLQSVHALISIPFCCVYAIALSGNGMILFVIITQQSLHEPMYYFLSILSAADLGLTVSTMSTILGIFWFDASEISLNTCIIQMFFLHGFTFMESGVLVAMAFDRYVAICDPLRYANILTNSRIIQMGILMIIRTVLLIVPLLLLLKQLSFCRGKALSHSYCYHPDVIKLACSDTRPNSICGLIDLILTTGIDTPCIVLSYILIIRSVLKITSPEERHKVFSTCISHIGAVAVFYIPMMSLSLLHRYGQSVPKVVHSMMANIYLLLPPALNPIIYSVKSKHIRKAILNLLLTK